The sequence CATGTAGCGGCTGATCTGCGCGGTGGTCTGCAGCGCGAGCACCATCACCGGCATGATCATCTGGAAGAACTGCACCTTGAAGCTTTCCCAGTCGTTCACGACGTGAGTGGTATCGTAGATCGACGGCAGCCAGCCCAGGTAGACCGAGAAGATGACGATCAGCAGCGGCCCGGTAAAGAACGGCGGGATGGAGAAACCGATCATGGTGATGAATGTGCCCGCCTGATCGAAGACCGAGTAATGGCGATAGGCCGAGTAGATCCCGATGGGGATGGCGATGACGATGCCGACGATGTAGCTCAGCCCGACCACCCAGAGGGTCTGCGGCATCCGCTGTGCCACGATGTCCATGACGGGGCTGCGGGTCTGCCACGAGATCACCCGCAATTCACCCTGGTAGAGCGACGTGTCGGGCAGCCAGCCCAGAAGGGTGCTTGAATTCGTGAGGTAGTCGATGAAGACCTTCGGCTCGATCCAGAAGAACTGCACAAGCCACTTGTAGTACTGGATGTACCACGCCTGACCGAGGCCGAGCGCCTCGCGCATCTTCTGCTTCACTTCCGGCGGGACCGTCAGCGGCACCTGCGCCATGGGATCGCCGGGAGCCAGTTGCAACAGGCCGAATATCACAAGGCTGATCAGCAAAAGCGTCGGAATCGACAGAATCAATCGTCGTATGGTGAAGGTCAACATGAGCGCCGCCTTTGCCTATGTGTCTTGGGGGAGG is a genomic window of Sulfitobacter alexandrii containing:
- a CDS encoding ABC transporter permease, encoding MLTFTIRRLILSIPTLLLISLVIFGLLQLAPGDPMAQVPLTVPPEVKQKMREALGLGQAWYIQYYKWLVQFFWIEPKVFIDYLTNSSTLLGWLPDTSLYQGELRVISWQTRSPVMDIVAQRMPQTLWVVGLSYIVGIVIAIPIGIYSAYRHYSVFDQAGTFITMIGFSIPPFFTGPLLIVIFSVYLGWLPSIYDTTHVVNDWESFKVQFFQMIMPVMVLALQTTAQISRYMRGAMLDNLNQDYVRTARAKGLREGVVVMVHVLRNSMIPVVTVIALGMPAIFGGAIITENVFKVNGIGQLLLTALFANDLPMVMTLTFIFAVLIVLFNLIADVLYGLLDPRIRYD